In the genome of Methylophaga nitratireducenticrescens, one region contains:
- a CDS encoding PTS sugar transporter subunit IIA — translation MTVGILIVSHNHIGTELINTARQMLSCCPLPTKVISIEVKDNPDAIRKQLDGELIGLDQGNGILILTDMFGSTPSNIACAVSDREDIRIVSGLNLPMLIRVLNYPTLNLDELEQKAVSGGQEGIVRCHHSGYRP, via the coding sequence ATGACCGTAGGCATTTTAATCGTATCGCACAATCATATAGGCACTGAGTTAATTAACACGGCCAGGCAAATGTTGTCCTGTTGTCCTTTGCCAACCAAAGTCATTTCTATCGAAGTTAAAGATAACCCTGACGCCATTCGTAAACAACTTGATGGCGAACTGATTGGTTTGGATCAAGGAAATGGTATTTTGATTTTGACCGATATGTTTGGCTCAACCCCTAGTAATATTGCCTGCGCGGTCTCTGATCGTGAAGATATCCGAATTGTTTCAGGACTCAATCTCCCCATGCTCATCCGCGTCTTAAACTATCCAACGTTAAACCTTGATGAACTTGAACAAAAAGCGGTTAGTGGTGGCCAGGAAGGCATTGTACGTTGTCATCACTCAGGGTATCGCCCATGA
- the hpf gene encoding ribosome hibernation-promoting factor, HPF/YfiA family, translating into MQLNLSGQHVDITDSLRDHVNKKFEKLTRHFDHMTNVHVVLSVEKLRQKAEATVHASGADLFASDEQENMYTAIENLVAKLDRQIIKHKDKITNHHQADGVIQKHNAS; encoded by the coding sequence ATGCAATTAAATCTAAGCGGACAACATGTTGATATCACTGACAGCCTTCGGGATCATGTCAATAAAAAATTCGAGAAACTCACTCGTCATTTTGATCATATGACCAACGTGCATGTGGTGTTATCTGTCGAAAAGCTTCGGCAAAAAGCTGAAGCGACGGTTCATGCCAGTGGAGCAGACTTATTTGCTTCAGACGAGCAGGAAAATATGTATACCGCTATTGAGAATCTGGTTGCAAAACTTGATCGACAAATCATCAAACACAAAGATAAAATTACCAACCATCATCAAGCTGATGGCGTGATTCAAAAACATAACGCTAGTTAA
- a CDS encoding PTS sugar transporter subunit IIA: MLIAALLVNTDNISFHDEATSKKRVIENLSRMLAANTSAATAEKIFQVLLERERLGSTGLGKGVAIPHARVPDLTHTVAAMLTLETPVEFEAADGKPIDIAFGLLVPEDDTEHHLQHLSRLVTLFRDEEICNRIRQAASADAIFELLLSIDED, translated from the coding sequence ATGCTTATTGCTGCACTGCTCGTAAATACGGACAATATCAGTTTCCACGACGAAGCGACCAGTAAAAAGCGGGTGATCGAAAATCTCAGTCGTATGCTGGCAGCCAATACCAGTGCAGCGACTGCTGAAAAAATCTTTCAAGTTCTGCTTGAACGCGAACGTTTAGGTAGTACGGGCTTGGGCAAGGGCGTGGCAATCCCCCACGCCCGTGTCCCCGATCTTACCCATACCGTGGCCGCAATGTTAACGCTGGAAACGCCCGTCGAATTTGAAGCGGCTGATGGTAAACCCATTGATATTGCCTTTGGTTTATTAGTGCCGGAGGATGATACCGAACATCATTTACAGCATCTGTCACGCCTTGTGACATTATTTCGAGATGAGGAAATCTGCAACCGTATTCGACAGGCTGCCAGTGCCGATGCCATTTTTGAACTATTGCTTTCTATCGACGAAGACTGA
- a CDS encoding HPr kinase/phosphorylase, protein MALSENLNSQHGVMLHYQGKGILIIGEAGIGKSSLALELIHHGASLIADDVVDFAIEADQLVAHCPKVLSGLLHSRELGLMDIRKVCGENSWRASTTADLCIELKQIYHPEPSVSTPIHYKFILGKALVVLTLSIDNPASLITRVNSWLAMQHYHADSQNNQHKMLLWPV, encoded by the coding sequence ATGGCCTTGTCAGAAAACCTCAACAGCCAACACGGCGTTATGCTGCATTATCAGGGAAAAGGTATTCTGATCATTGGTGAAGCGGGCATTGGAAAAAGCAGCCTTGCACTCGAATTAATCCATCATGGTGCCTCCCTGATTGCCGACGATGTGGTGGATTTTGCGATAGAAGCTGATCAGCTTGTTGCTCATTGTCCTAAAGTACTTTCCGGCTTATTGCATAGCCGTGAATTGGGCTTGATGGATATCCGCAAAGTGTGTGGTGAAAATAGCTGGCGTGCCAGCACCACTGCAGATTTGTGCATTGAGCTGAAACAAATCTATCACCCTGAACCCAGTGTCAGCACGCCAATTCACTATAAATTCATTCTTGGTAAAGCATTAGTTGTATTGACATTATCCATTGATAATCCGGCTTCATTAATAACCCGGGTTAATAGTTGGCTGGCAATGCAACATTACCATGCAGACAGTCAGAATAATCAGCATAAAATGCTGCTGTGGCCAGTTTGA
- the ptsP gene encoding phosphoenolpyruvate--protein phosphotransferase, with amino-acid sequence MTLELQGIGVSRGIAIGRAHILFHNQPDVREYLIPAFSIEQEVERLLDAIELAKQQLKSIRNHIPANAPADVTSFIDTHILMLNDSSLTKVPVDMIRQRRCNAEWALQLQRDALINVFNEMDDPYLRTRRDDVDHVVNRIHRILADQEVADHEIADGRLKGHIIIAEDLTPADTVLMQHQGIAAFVTEHGGATSHTTILARSLGIPAIVGVESVRRYIQDNEPLIVDGEAGIIIAGADEGTLQEYQQRRVAFDEHISSLSRYKSQPTRTRDGKTITLLANAELPEDITTISNAGAQGIGLYRTEFLYMNRLSPPEEEEQLAAYRDVVEGMNNQPVTIRTFDLGADKTVDGGRHLTQTVVTNPALGLRAIRLCLTQPNMFRTQLRAILRASAYGKIKIMFPMISTMHELLQARNLLEQSKLELDKEGLEYDRQVEIGAMIEIPASAVCAEMFARHVDFLSIGTNDLIQYTLAIDRIDDTVNYLYDPLHPAVLRLIHMTLEAGRKFNIPVSMCGEMAGDPRYTRLLLAMGLEHFSMHPNALLEIKQIINETDLSLLPDNTLSIMQVSDALEADMLLEQINTPIHH; translated from the coding sequence ATGACACTTGAACTCCAGGGTATTGGTGTTTCTCGAGGCATTGCTATCGGCCGTGCACATATTCTGTTTCACAATCAGCCGGATGTTCGTGAATACCTGATCCCGGCCTTTTCGATCGAGCAGGAAGTTGAACGTCTGCTGGATGCCATTGAATTGGCCAAACAACAACTTAAATCCATTCGTAATCATATTCCTGCTAACGCACCGGCAGACGTTACATCATTTATTGATACGCATATTTTAATGCTCAACGATTCATCACTGACCAAAGTACCGGTCGATATGATTCGTCAACGTCGCTGCAATGCTGAATGGGCGCTACAATTACAACGTGATGCGTTAATCAATGTATTCAACGAAATGGATGATCCCTATCTGCGGACACGACGTGATGATGTTGATCATGTAGTTAATCGTATTCATCGGATTCTCGCCGATCAGGAAGTCGCCGATCACGAAATAGCTGATGGACGTCTGAAAGGTCATATCATCATTGCGGAAGATCTGACCCCAGCCGATACTGTTTTAATGCAGCATCAAGGGATTGCCGCTTTTGTAACGGAGCATGGCGGGGCAACGTCACATACCACCATTCTGGCGCGCAGCCTGGGAATACCGGCCATTGTCGGTGTGGAGTCCGTTCGGCGATATATCCAGGACAATGAACCCCTTATTGTCGACGGTGAAGCCGGTATCATTATTGCTGGTGCTGATGAAGGCACTCTCCAGGAGTATCAACAGCGACGCGTTGCCTTTGATGAACATATTTCATCGCTGAGCCGTTATAAATCACAACCGACCCGCACCCGTGATGGCAAAACCATTACGCTACTGGCCAATGCTGAGTTGCCAGAGGACATTACTACTATCAGTAACGCCGGCGCACAGGGAATTGGTCTTTATCGGACCGAATTTCTCTATATGAACCGGCTATCACCGCCTGAAGAAGAGGAACAATTGGCGGCTTATCGTGATGTTGTAGAAGGCATGAATAATCAACCTGTTACCATTCGAACTTTTGACCTCGGTGCGGATAAAACCGTTGATGGTGGACGCCATTTAACTCAAACTGTGGTGACCAATCCAGCGCTGGGCCTTCGTGCTATCCGTCTTTGCTTAACTCAGCCCAATATGTTCCGCACACAGCTAAGGGCTATTTTACGGGCATCGGCCTATGGCAAAATCAAAATCATGTTTCCGATGATTTCCACCATGCATGAATTGTTACAGGCTCGAAATTTACTGGAACAAAGCAAGCTCGAATTAGATAAAGAAGGTCTGGAATATGATCGTCAGGTAGAGATTGGCGCCATGATCGAAATCCCGGCCAGTGCAGTCTGTGCGGAAATGTTTGCCCGTCATGTAGATTTTCTATCTATCGGTACCAACGATTTGATTCAATATACTTTGGCCATCGACCGTATTGATGACACGGTCAACTATCTCTACGACCCTTTACATCCTGCCGTGTTACGGCTGATTCATATGACTTTGGAAGCAGGCAGGAAATTCAATATCCCGGTATCCATGTGCGGTGAAATGGCCGGTGATCCGCGTTATACCCGCCTGCTACTGGCAATGGGACTGGAACATTTCAGTATGCATCCGAATGCGTTGCTGGAAATAAAACAAATCATTAACGAAACCGATTTGAGTTTATTACCGGATAACACTCTCAGTATTATGCAAGTATCTGATGCACTTGAAGCCGATATGTTACTGGAACAAATCAACACACCGATTCATCATTAG
- a CDS encoding HPr family phosphocarrier protein, which yields MKQEKIFTIINRLGLHARAAAKFVTTASEFSADIYVSRDDRQVNGKSIMGVMMLAAAKGTEIRVTAEGDDAESALQAIGELIADYFGEGQ from the coding sequence ATGAAACAAGAAAAAATATTTACGATTATCAACCGACTAGGCCTGCACGCTCGGGCGGCGGCGAAATTTGTCACTACCGCTTCGGAATTTAGTGCTGATATCTATGTTTCACGCGATGATCGTCAGGTTAATGGTAAAAGTATTATGGGTGTAATGATGTTAGCTGCAGCCAAAGGCACTGAAATCCGGGTCACTGCAGAAGGAGATGACGCCGAATCAGCATTGCAAGCTATCGGGGAGTTGATTGCTGATTACTTTGGAGAAGGCCAATGA